A genomic region of Pelodiscus sinensis isolate JC-2024 chromosome 1, ASM4963464v1, whole genome shotgun sequence contains the following coding sequences:
- the LOC102457673 gene encoding olfactory receptor 52R1-like produces the protein MSYYNTTEFTNPSIFILLGIPGLEMAHVWLSIPFCIMYAIAILGNFIILFIVKMELSLHVPMFYFLSMLALTDLVVSTSILPKVLAIFWFNTREIDFNACLIQLYFIHCFTAIESGIFVAMAFDRYVAICHPLRHSTILTNPVVAKIGLVVVLRGIMLMLPYPFLARQWPYCRTNIISHSYCENMAVVKLACADIRVSSYYSLSVALFVTGLDVFFIVVSYTQILKAVFSLPTKNARLKTFGTCTSHLCVILAFYIPGLFSFFTHRFGQNVPLYFHILFAIVYLLVPPMLNPVIYGVRTRQIQDRLLRLIPHRRT, from the coding sequence ATGTCATATTACAACACAACCGAGttcaccaacccctccatcttcatcctgctgggcattcctggcctggagatgGCCCACGTCtggctctccatccccttctgcatcatgtacgccatagccatcttggggaacttcatcatcctgttcattgtgaagatggAGCTGAGCCTCCATGTGCCCATGTTCtatttcctctccatgctggccCTCACTGACCTGGTCGTGTCCACGTCCATCCTGCCAAAAGTGTTGGCAATCTTCTGGTTCAATACCAGGGAGATCGACTTCAATGCCTGCCTCATCCAGCTGTACTTCATTCACTGCTTCACAGCAAtagagtctgggatcttcgtggccatggcgtttgatcgctacgtggccatctgccatcccctgagacattccaccatcctcacaAACCCTGTGGTGGCCAAGATCGGCCTGGTTGTGGTGCTGCGCGGCATCATGCTCATGCTGCCTTATCCCTTCCTGgcgaggcagtggccatattgcagaaccaacattaTCAGCCATTCATACTGCGAGAACATGgctgtggtgaagctggcctgcgcCGACATCCGCGTCAGTAGTTACTACAGCCTCTCTGTGGCATTATTTGTCACTGGTCTAGATGTGTTTTTCATTGTtgtgtcctacacccagatcctcaagGCTGTCTTTAGCCTCCCCACCAAgaacgcccggctcaagacttttgggacttgCACCTCTCATCTCTGCGTCATtttagccttttacatcccaggtCTCTTCTCCTTTTTCACACACCGATTTGGCCAGAATGTGCCCTTGTATTTCCACATTCTCTTTGCGATTGTgtacctcctggtgcctcccatgCTGAACCCCgtcatctacggggtgaggaccaGACAGATCCAGGACAGGCTGCTccggcttattcctcatagaagaaCCTAA
- the LOC102454694 gene encoding olfactory receptor 52L1-like, with protein MSDSNATDFINPSTFILLGISGLEEVHVWIAIPFCIMYVIAIVGNFAILFIIGLAVVLRSGIESLAYPFLTRRWPYCSSVSINAPYCVHIAVVKLACADTSISSYYGLFGLFCVMGLDVVFIAISYMQILRAIFRLPTKEARLKTFWTCGSHLCVIIIFYMPSVFSSLMYRFGQNFPQHVHVLLGSMYVLLPPVLNPIIYGVKTKQIRGQLLGLITQK; from the exons atgtcagattccaacgCAACCGACTTCATCAACCCCTCTACCTTCATCCTGTTGGGCatttctggcctggaggaggtcCATGTCTGGATCGCCATTCCCTTCTGTATCATGTACGTCATCGCCATCGTGGGGAACTTcgccatcctgttcatt attggcctggccgtggtgctgcgcAGTGGCATAGAGTCACTGGCCTATCCCTTCCTGACGAGGCGATGGCCATATTGCAGCTCCGTCAGCATCAATGCACCGTACTGTGTGCACATCgctgtggtgaagctggcctgtgccGACACCAGCATCAGTAGTTACTATGGGCTCTTCGGGCTGTTCTGTGTGATGGGTCTGGATGTGGTGTTTATTGCCATCTCCTACatgcagatcctcagggccatcttcagactcCCCACAAAGGAGGCCCGACTCAAGACTTTTTGGACTTGTGGCTCCCACCTCTGTGTGATCATAATCTTTTATATGCCCAGTGTCTTCTCCTCCCTCATGTACCGTTTTGGGCAGAATTTTCCGCAGCACGTCCATGTTCTCCTTGGCAGCATGTACGTCCTGCTGCCCCCTGTGCTGAACCCTATCATCTACGGGGTGAAGACCAAACAAATACGGGGCCAGCTGCTCGGGCTCATTACCCAGAAATAG
- the LOC102457932 gene encoding olfactory receptor 52M1-like, whose product MSDSNTTDFTNPSTFILLGIPGLEAAHAWLSIPYSIVYAMAILSNFTILFIVKMEPSLHEPMYYFLCMLAATDLVLSTSILPKMLVIFWFNSREIDFDACLVQMYFIHCFTAMESGIFMAMALDRYMAICHPLRHSTILTNAVVAKIGLVVVLRGIILILPLPFLVRWRPYCFTNIIAHTYCEHMAVVKLACSDTHLSNYYGLFVALFVASVDLAFIVVSYTQILRVIFSLPTKEARLKTFGTCGSHLCVISCSYIPSLFSFLTHRFGQNVPLYFHILVATVYLLLPPMLNPIIYGVRTKQIWKTLLRFFPSKGG is encoded by the coding sequence atgtcagattccaacaccaccgacttcaccaacccctccaccttcatcctacTGGGCATCCCTGGACTGGAGGCGGCCCATGCCTGGCTCTCCATTCCGTACTCCATCGTATATGCCATGGCCATCTTGAGcaacttcaccatcctgttcattgtgaagatggagccgagcctccatgagcccatgtactatttcctctgcatgctggctgccactgacctggtcctgtccacatccatcctgcccaaaatgctggtgatcttctggttcaattccagggagatcgactTCGATGCCTGCCTCGTCCAGATGTACTTCATTCACTGCTTCACTGCaatggagtctgggatcttcatggccatggcgttggatcgctacaTGGCCATTTGCCATCCTCTCAGACATTCCACAATCCTGACAAACGCAGTGGTGGCCAAGATTGGCCTGGTTGTGGTGCTGCGTGGCATCATTCTCATTCTGCCTCTTCCTTTCCTGGTGAGGTGGCGGCCATATTGCTTCACCAATATTATCGCCCACACATACTGTGAGCACATGgctgtggtgaagctggcctgttCTGATACTCACCTCAGCAATTACTATGGCCTCTTTGTGGCACTGTTTGTTGCAAGTGTGGATTTGGCTTTTATTGTtgtgtcctacacccagatcctcagggtcatcttcagcctccccacaaaggaagcccggctcaagacttttgggacctgcggcTCCCATCTCTGTGTCATTTCATGCTCTTACATCCCttctcttttctccttcctcacacaccGGTTTGGCCAGAATGTTCCCCTGTATTTCCACATTCTCGTTGCCACCGTGTATCTcttgctgccccccatgctgaaccccatcatctacggagtgaggaccaaacagatctgGAAGACGCTGCTCAGATTTTTTCCTTCTAAAGGGGGCTGA